A genomic segment from Nicotiana tabacum cultivar K326 chromosome 7, ASM71507v2, whole genome shotgun sequence encodes:
- the LOC107827994 gene encoding NAC domain-containing protein 78-like produces the protein MEYSQAKCFSRPMGYRFHPTGREVLKYLIGFVRDEPLHSQNELMQVADLYADKEPWQIFEAYDQGNSNNNTRYFITPQKKEKPTWKRVSRTVGKGTWKPQGKGREVFDDKGRLMGYVKSLKYIPANKSSNNVNGEWLMTEYSLFDRYLAAREIKNKGFVICKIKKKGKPGDKKKGNNIDEVVNDENVRDIEEFINTDVQVLDNGIRSNGTIAKLDDQENNIIQYVEGDQVRDHVLGLLDDIIVDVDDHEENVEDCLDQGDEVQKQLLEEYIDSVLQSEDVPAEDIAKDDQENMEYKVEDHQHATLWASAEDVDLDTINFYLPEDEEIHFC, from the coding sequence ATGGAGTATTCTCAGGCTAAGTGTTTTTCTCGCCCGATGGGTTATCGCTTTCATCCGACGGGCAGGGAAGTGCTCAAGTATCTAATAGGGTTTGTGAGAGACGAGCCACTTCACTCTCAGAATGAACTCATGCAGGTGGCGGATCTCTACGCCGACAAGGAGCCATGGCAGATTTTCGAAGCTTATGATCAGggaaacagcaacaacaacactCGTTACTTCATAACGCCGCAGAAGAAAGAGAAGCCAACGTGGAAAAGAGTTTCAAGAACTGTCGGGAAGGGCACTTGGAAGCCTCAAGGCAAAGGCCGAGAGGTGTTTGATGATAAAGGAAGACTCATGGGATACGTGAAAAGTTTGAAGTACATCCCCGCTAACAAATCGTCAAACAACGTGAACGGCGAATGGTTGATGACTGAGTACTCTTTGTTTGATCGTTATCTGGCTGCTAGGGAGATTAAGAACAAAGGTTTCGTAATTTGTAAGATCAAGAAGAAGGGCAAACCTGGTGACAAGAAAAAAGGAAACAATATTGATGAGGTAGTTAATGATGAGAATGTGAGAGATATTGAAGAATTTATCAACACCGACGTTCAAGTTTTAGACAATGGTATAAGGTCGAATGGTACTATAGCAAAGCTGGATGATCAAGAGAATAATATTATCCAATATGTAGAGGGAGATCAAGTTAGAGACCATGTACTTGGTTTATTGGACGATATTATTGTTGATGTGGATGATCATGAGGAGAACGTTGAAGATTGCCTAGATCAGGGGGATGAAGTCCAAAAGCAGTTACTTGAAGAATATATTGATTCCGTTCTGCAATCAGAAGATGTTCCAGCTGAAGATATAGCAAAAGATGATCAAGAGAATATGGAATACAAAGTCGAAGACCATCAACATGCTACTTTGTGGGCTTCTGCGGAAGATGTCGATCTGGATACTATCAATTTCTATTTGCCAGAGGATGAGGAGATTCATTTTTGCTAG